One genomic window of Paramormyrops kingsleyae isolate MSU_618 chromosome 20, PKINGS_0.4, whole genome shotgun sequence includes the following:
- the LOC111848448 gene encoding peripherin-2-like: MALMKVKFNLKRRVKLAQGLWLMYWLAVVVGVLVFSMGLLFKTELRKRSEMMDNKESHFVPNLLILVGLVGCCINAFGGKISYDLLDATKFPKWKPLLKPFLIGCIFFDMLLFFTAVLCFTMRLSLQFTLADGLKNSMKFYKDTDIPGHCFMKRTLDLTQIEFHCCGNNNYKDWFEIQWISNRYLDFSSKEVKDRISSNVEGQYLMDSVPFSCCNPGSPRPCIQQQLTNDSAHYSYEHRSEELNIWRRGCREALLSYYGGMMSSIGALVLLLDVLEVAVTAGLQYLNTSLATLVIPEEPESESEGWLLEKTLSETFSDLMEKIKALGKANQVQGGVEEEPVVTVS; encoded by the exons ATGGCACTAATGAAGGTGAAGTTCAACCTGAAGAGACGTGTGAAGCTTGCTCAAGGACTTTGGTTAATGTACTGGCTTGCCGTTGTGGTGGGAGTCCTGGTATTTAGTATGGGCCTCCTTTTCAAGACCGAGCTTCGCAAGCGGAGCGAGATGATGGACAACAAGGAAAGCCACTTTGTTCCCAACTTGCTGATCCTGGTGGGGCTGGTAGGATGCTGCATCAATGCCTTTGGTGGGAAAATCAGCTACGACTTGCTGGACGCCACCAAGTTTCCCAAGTGGAAGCCCCTGCTGAAGCcctttctgattggctgcatcTTCTTTGACATGCTTCTCTTCTTCACAGCGGTCCTGTGTTTCACTATGAGATTGTCCCTCCAGTTCACACTGGCTGATGGCCTGAAGAACAGCATGAAGTTCTACAAGGACACGGACATTCCGGGCCACTGCTTTATGAAGAGGACGCTGGATCTGACACAGATTGAGTTCCACTGCTGTGGAAACAACAACTACAAGGACTGGTTCGAAATCCAGTGGATCAGCAACCGTTACCTGGATTTTAGCTCCAAGGAGGTTAAAGA CCGCATCAGCAGTAACGTGGAGGGGCAGTACCTGATGGACAGCGTCCCGTTTAGCTGCTGCAACCCCGGCTCCCCGCGGCCCTGCATCCAGCAGCAGCTGACCAATGACTCCGCCCACTACAGCTACGAGCACCGCAGTGAAGAGCTCAACATCTGGAGGCGTGGCTGCAGGGAGGCGCTGCTCTCCTACTACGGCGGCATGATGAGCAGCATCGGTGCACTGGTGCTGCtgctcgacgtcctggag GTGGCAGTAACAGCAGGACTGCAGTACCTGAACACATCTCTGGCAACACTTGTGATTCCAGAGGAACCAGAAAGTGAGAGTGAGGGCTGGCTGCTAGAGAAGACCCTAAGTGAGACCTTTTCTGACCTAATGGAGAAAATCAAGGCCTTGGGCAAGGCCAACCAGGTgcaggggggggtggaggaggagccTGTTGTCACAGTGAGCTGA
- the tbcc gene encoding tubulin-specific chaperone C, which yields MEALVLPEDESHKGNGDTVKVPDRLLKREQVRQEEVERRKEAKESKSVAEEKIDYFSNAFGTERVTVEELLSGCSAENGGAAAAVLEDVSSRIQRLQKFLNDSMPFLTQYELRQAQASLQKLQGALADKRDEVMPKKRFAFRSRNSAPSKTKMSSALPAQPAAEEGGSAFVDGAGVGVTGQCGFSNVSSQVLSKGPDEIWKRDVLLTHLTGCRVRLYGAPSTLHIKHIRDSEILCGPVSGSVFVDDCSGCTLAVPCQQLRTHNTGDTRIYLHVTSRAIIEDCNGVSFAPFSWTYPALDADFEASGLDKCRNNWSQVDDFNWLAADTPSPNWTLIPESERRTSWD from the coding sequence ATGGAGGCGTTGGTGCTGCCGGAGGATGAGTCCCACAAAGGCAACGGGGACACAGTTAAAGTCCCCGACAGACTGTTAAAGAGAGAACAAGTAAGGCAAGAGGAGGTTGAGCGACGTAAGGAGGCCAAAGAAAGCAAATCGGTTGCGGAAGAGAAAATCGATTACTTTTCTAATGCTTTTGGCACAGAAAGAGTCACAGTTGAAGAGCTGTTGTCCGGCTGCTCCGCAGAGAATGGCGGCGCCGCCGCTGCGGTCCTGGAAGACGTCTCCTCCAGGATCCAGCGCCTACAGAAATTTCTCAACGACAGCATGCCTTTCCTCACCCAGTACGAGCTTCGCCAGGCGCAGGCGTCGCTACAGAAGCTGCAGGGCGCCCTGGCCGACAAGCGGGATGAGGTGATGCCCAAGAAAAGGTTCGCTTTCCGATCGCGGAACTCGGCGCCGAGCAAAACCAAGATGTCCAGCGCGCTTCCGGCACAGCCTGCGGCGGAGGAGGGCGGCAGCGCATTCGTGGACGGCGCCGGGGTCGGCGTGACAGGACAGTGCGGCTTTTCCAACGTCTCCAGCCAGGTTCTGAGCAAAGGGCCGGATGAGATCTGGAAGCGGGACGTGCTCCTGACGCACCTGACGGGCTGCCGGGTGAGGCTTTACGGCGCGCCCAGCACCCTGCACATAAAACACATCCGCGACTCGGAGATCCTGTGCGGACCCGTTTCCGGCTCGGTCTTCGTGGACGATTGCTCCGGCTGCACGCTCGCCGTCCCCTGTCAGCAGCTGCGGACCCACAACACCGGCGACACCCGAATCTACCTGCATGTCACCAGCCGAGCGATCATCGAGGACTGCAATGGGGTTAGCTTCGCCCCTTTCAGCTGGACTTATCCGGCTTTGGACGCCGACTTCGAGGCTTCCGGACTGGACAAGTGCAGAAACAACTGGAGCCAAGTGGATGACTTCAACTGGCTGGCGGCGGATACGCCGTCCCCGAACTGGACGCTCATTCCCGAGTCGGAAAGGAGGACCAGCTGGGACTGA
- the bicral gene encoding BRD4-interacting chromatin-remodeling complex-associated protein-like, whose amino-acid sequence MDDEDDHLLDIIGDAHALDSYLHGSSSKLGDLDIKEDGSPLGLAEGAELHDSSTLQFIEDLGGVSPSGAGLGDEQPFDILQKSLLEADITEQTLAQEALLESSAGPTAFPQMSASGGGFEGMAGAGLSFPGGTQPQTFLQQPLHNGSLPGQVQLLGAFDSTSSVMTAPPGGGVQGAVFTPTPLGTSIPLQNIIIQRGAPAQAVVRPIQPRPLSAGGQTVYSLGVQLPGPACSPQPDHKAKVVGHAGSIVIQQPQLQQPGLPTGQILTLTSAPSVLNGPALQTANLAGAGPAYSILTNQSGTAVQLVAGQGFPGGGQLIVNQGLIGGQVPQAAPAVVQVAQALGATSKTWAPSLTPTPGPAQGALVTSAGAAPCDYASQMAGGGAPVLQAQQQVSVNLEQHFLVPLTQGATSSIHMGAPEQSIEMQTFVVVQDSSSAVEQGFQQAVKAGKPSHATSQVALQTTHATSQVALQTTHATSQVALQTTQPIFRETSVPQPLTKRDLVLQRLQLDQARVLSVDTSPFTSPEDAVHRLLPYHVFQGALPSDADLLKVDMEFESAACSVLNRTREMLSKYRRLLLVEAERTSPSSETVMICRTFNQEERQDLTQDKRLALVDPEGFLEDFCCVLKPAEFPSPLHRAELAGEVSPAVRNSPDMNASPGSSFSVSDSEHSSFQTSLQYHSEFSSPLQGRGLERPLPFEQSQSPLADADSVLEAAVNSILEC is encoded by the exons ATggatgatgaagatgatcaCCTGCTAGATATTATTGG AGATGCACATGCCCTGGACAGCTATCTCCATGGATCCAGCAGCAAGTTG GGTGACCTGGACATAAAGGAGGATGGGAGCCCCCTGGGCTTGGCTGAAGGGGCGGAGCTGCATGATTCCAGCACCCTGCAGTTCATTGAGGATCTGGGCGGGGTCTCACCATCGGGGGCGGGACTTGGGGATGAGCAGCCCTTCGACATCCTCCAGAAGTCTTTGCTGGAGGCTGACATCACAGAACAGACGCTGGCCCAGGAGGCACTGCTGGAGTCCTCAGCTGGTCCCACGGCCTTCCCCCAGATGTCAGCGTCGGGGGGCGGGTTCGAGGGCATGGCAGGGGCGGGGCTGTCCTTCCCAGGTGGCACCCAGCCCCAGACCTTCCTTCAGCAGCCTCTGCACAATGGTTCTCTCCCTGGGCAAGTTCAGCTTCTTGGGGCTTTCGATAGCACCTCTTCAGTAATGACCGCACCACCAGGGGGCGGTGTGCAGGGCGCAGTGTTCACCCCCACCCCTCTGGGAACATCCATCCCCCTTCAGAACATAATCATCCAGAGGGGGGCCCCTGCCCAGGCCGTGGTCAGGCCCATTCAGCCCAGGCCCCTTTCCGCTGGAGGCCAGACTGTCTACAGCCTGGGTGTGCAGCTCCCTGGCCCCGCCTGCTCGCCCCAGCCTGACCACAAGGCCAAGGTCGTTGGCCATGCTGGCAGCATTGTGATCCAGCAGCCACAGCTGCAGCAGCCCGGCCTCCCGACAGGGCAGATCCTCACCCTCACCTCGGCTCCCTCGGTGCTAAATGGTCCGGCGCTGCAGACTGCCAATCTTGCTGGTGCGGGCCCCGCCTACTCCATATTGACCAATCAGAGTGGGACGGCCGTGCAGCTGGTGGCAGGGCAGGGCTTTCCAGGTGGGGGTCAGCTGATCGTGAACCAGGGCTTGATTGGTGGCCAAGTTCCTCAAGCCGCCCCCGCTGTGGTGCAGGTAGCTCAGGCACTGGGGGCCACTTCCAAAACCTGGGCCCCCAGCCTCACCCCTACCCCCGGTCCTGCCCAGGGCGCCCTGGTCACTTCGGCCGGGGCCGCTCCCTGTGACTATGCCAGCCAGATGGCAGGAGGGGGGGCTCCAGTGCTCCAGGCTCAGCAGCAGGTCTCCGTCAACCTTGAACAGCATTTTCTGGTTCCCCTGACACAGGGCGCTACCTCCTCCATACACATGGGGGCGCCAGAGCAGTCGATTGAGATGCAGACCTTCGTTGTGGTCCAG GACTCCTCATCAGCAGTGGAACAGGGCTTCCAGCAGGCAGTCAAAG CTGGGAAGCCTTCACATGCCACCAGCCAAGTCGCACTGCAAACCACACATGCCACCAGCCAAGTCGCACTGCAAACCACACATGCCACCAGCCAAGTCGCACTGCAAACCACACAG CCCATTTTCCGGGAGACTTCAGTTCCACAGCCGCTCACTAAGAGAGACCT GGTTCTTCAGAGGctgcagctggaccaggccCGGGTTTTGTCCGTAGACACGTCCCCCTTCACCTCACCGGAGGACGCCGTCCACCGGCTCCTGCCCTATCACGTGTTCCAGGGGGCGCTGCCGAGTGACGCCGACCTGCTGAAAG TGGACATGGAGTTCGAGTCTGCAGCTTGTAGCGTTCTGAACAGAACACGAGAGATGCTGAGCAAGTAccggcgcctcctgctggtggAGGCAGAG cgaACCAGTCCCTCGTCAGAGACGGTGATGATCTGTCGGACTTTTAACCAGGAGGAGCGTCAGGACCTGACGCAGGACAAGCGTCTGGCTCTGGTGGACCCCG AGGGCTTCCTGGAGGACTTCTGCTGTGTGCTAAAGCCGGCAGAATTTCCCAGCCCCCTGCACCGGGCAGAGCTGGCTGGAGAGGTCTCCCCTGCGGTTAGGAACAGCCCGGACATGAACGCATCTCCAGGGAGCTCCTTCAGTGTCTCTGACAGCGAGCACAGCAGTTTCCAGACGTCACTACAGTACCATTCAGAATTCAGTTCTCCTCTACAGGGGCGGGGCTTGGAGAGGCCCCTCCCCTTCGAGCAAAGCCAGTCGCCATTGGCTGACGCAGACTCTGTCCTGGAAGCAGCTGTAAATAGCATACTGGAGTGTTAG